One Epinephelus moara isolate mb chromosome 20, YSFRI_EMoa_1.0, whole genome shotgun sequence genomic window carries:
- the ptprja gene encoding receptor-type tyrosine-protein phosphatase eta isoform X1, whose protein sequence is MKPLLRSSVPLWTLLVLSALLKVSQAECDSGECESNGTMTLTTTTTEVIFGSTQNCNLSIGNNISGDGLITGLIPGAVYQIFLECFNCCKTATTKPGQVMHLAVNETVITTSSIFVTWTKPEGNSSSYKVRWTDRTTNRNANVNETNMNITGLTAGVLYDISVVAVADDGWTEGGESNVSQYTKPEVVRNLTVTQTTTSSISLMWTEPEGNSSFYRVQWTGGNVTDSDNVTETHKSITNLTAGVQYEISVTAVAGNGSTTGRSEAVSKYTKPEVVRNLTVTQITMSSVFLTWTEPEGNSSFYRVQWTDGNVTDSDNVTETHINITNLTAGVQYEISVTAVAGDGSTAGRSKAVSKYTRPGKIVRFDYSTNTSSISLNWTSPPGEVFMYKVEWHNGEATMSRFTHSTSAVLSDLLAGTRYTITVIAIAGDNHTDGEGYTSTVVTKPDKVRNLSITEVTKSSVSLDWTQPEGNATSYIVQWTAGGDTPNNTTTDTSSTIYGLVPGYQYNITVAAVAVNPSNIGEGTLKTTFTEPEKPENIRITARGTNYLSISWTLPEGRVDHYVVNISNEELTYLYSNETSANTAHLTGLYPGRIYFIRVASVAGNFMEVSDRASFATEPTPPGPIIISQRTNSSLHLWWLTPDGMEGAPDTSYIITFQPEGGAIQTENSSVNNTELSSLSSGTSYNITVQTVRPQSLRSSLVHNSFFTLPNPVLNLEASPQSNTSIVVKWSDPQGVQPYYKYLVQTYSTAGTLFNETVSNNSTDVPNLEPGTRYDVSVTTIAATGSESTVEQTFSYTMPNAVTDLTVEDVNTTAIRLTWLRQSDHKPSYSYLVIAFQDARMFKNDSTKNETYTFVNLTPGELYTFDVFTVVEGVQSTVESISTHTRPEAVSVITAIGNTTTMLVSWTQAAGQVASYTVLLYKDAQVVESDTDLSNATVDKLFPNLTPGVLYCAKVVTKSGPFKTNSSEVCNATFPNPPGPIMVESQTVKSINFTWPSPEDMDHNQYNFTVSSFNGSSLTGNNWFLLNNLQSGSPYNISVVTVGVRNYESTAVTTENYTRPYPVTMLRQTEITTSEVTLEWEQPESKPEYSYVVQTTNGSFPVSETVFDRTTTIRELLSGSNYSFTVTTQTADGTQADPRTVSYFTRPYRVGSLEAKTLNTTAVRLVWTKPLQYKSDYTYRLETSGCGSKNKTFAGVDAEISELTPGTNCTFCVSVRAADDTEGQARCTSQYTKPEAVQPSISSQGSNSSILVSWPKPFGNVEHYKVYLNNTFTSPEEEKLDSTITFLFDNLLAGRLYTAVVFTNSGPFNASSEFVTNATFPNPPGPIDILQKTTSSIDIRWGEAPLMSGASFHYQLTNLPLQGGEYIRTNNTSHTFTPLLSGTSYTISVATVGVMGFESEKVQIHMVTTRPFNVKLLTASPAEESITVMWAVPDQYKESYRYNLTWQSSDGSIDNRLIAENASVIEQLVPGTRYNISVATETSDGTKGAPRWISNCTNASPVTDLQCKGTNTTNAKVILSWSKPKGQHSGFQVTVNHDETIKSTSTCCNYTVPNLRHHTEYTLTVETQSCGRPSTPMSLPCQTGITNPPIPENSLSLVARSSTAHNRFTLQINSSLLNNINGPVTHVGVLVTKKQPDDTSNLTKYLGKTYRQWKAGDTPVYLATVRENELQTRSGESNLIIEVGDESTWEDYTNGVLDANGKYQYAIVLFTALNLQDKLVNYQESLVSITPISPAFTLPSNPVVVIGIAVGVTLAIFFVLLIILIGFIIYWKRLSKTETSDIQIHSMR, encoded by the exons GTCTCCCAAGCAGAATGTGACA GTGGAGAATGTGAAAGCAATGGAACAATGACATTAACAACGACAACAACAGAAGTAATTTTTGGATCCACACAAAACTGTAACCTCTCAATTGGGAACAATATCTCTGGAGACGGTTTGATAACTGGTTTGATCCCTGGAGCGGTCTATCAAATCTTCCTTGAGTGTTTCAACTGCTGCAAAACGGCCACAACAA aGCCTGGACAAGTCATGCACCTTGCTGTCAATGAAACTGTCATCACGACATCCTCTATATTTGTGACGTGGACTAAACCAGAGGGAAACAGCTCTTCCTACAAAGTACGGTGGACTGATCGAACAACTAACAGGAATGCCAATGTCaatgaaacaaacatgaatATCACTGGCCTGACTGCTGGGGTCCTGTATGACATAAGTGTAGTTGCAGTGGCAGATGATGGCTGGACTGAAGGAGGAGAAAGCAATGTTTCTCAGTACACAA AGCCTGAAGTAGTCAGGAACCTCACTGTCACTCAGACCACAACATCCTCTATATCTCTGATGTGGACTGAACCAGAGGGAAACAGCTCTTTCTATAGAGTACAGTGGACTGGTGGAAATGTAACTGACAGTGACAATGTGACTGAAACACATAAAAGCATTACTAACCTGACTGCTGGTGTCCAGTATGAAATAAGTGTCACTGCAGTGGCAGGTAACGGCAGTACCACAGGACGGAGTGAAGCTGTTTCTAAATACACAA AGCCTGAAGTAGTCAGGAACCTGACTGTCACTCAGATCACaatgtcctctgtgtttctgacCTGGACTGAACCAGAGGGAAACAGCTCTTTCTATAGAGTTCAGTGGACTGATGGAAATGTAACTGACAGTGACAATGTGACTGAAACACATATAAACATTACTAACCTGACTGCTGGTGTCCAGTATGAAATAAGTGTCACTGCAGTGGCAGGTGACGGCAGTACCGCAGGACGGAGTAAAGCTGTTTCTAAATACACAA GACCTGGTAAAATTGTAAGATTTGATTACTCTACAAACACATCCTCCATCTCTCTGAACTGGACCTCACCTCCTGGTGAGGTGTTCATGTACAAGGTGGAGTGGCATAATGGTGAAGCAACGATGAGCCGATTCACACACAGTACCTCTGCTGTGCTATCAGACCTGCTCGCTGGTACTCGCTACACAATCACAGTCATTGCCATAGCGGGAGACAATCACACAGACGGAGAGGGGTACACATCCACTGTAGTCACAA AACCTGATAAAGTTAGGAATCTCTCCATCACTGAAGTCACAAAATCGTCTGTGTCTCTGGACTGGACTCAACCAGAGGGCAATGCTACTTCATACATAGTTCAGTGGACTGCAGGAGGAGACACTCCTAATAACACCACTACTGACACCTCCTCTACTATCTATGGTTTAGTACCCGGATACCAGTACAACATTACAGTGGCTGCTGTTGCTGTAAATCCCTCAAACATTGGAGAAGGAACCCTTAAAACTACCTTCACCG AGCCTGAAAAGCCTGAGAACATCAGGATTACAGCACGAGGAACCAATTACCTGAGCATCAGCTGGACTTTACCTGAAGGGAGGGTCGATCACTATGTAGTGAACATCTCAAATGAGGAACTGACATATCTGTATAGCAACGAAACATCTGCCAACACAGCCCACCTCACTGGTTTATATCCCGGGAGAATCTATTTCATCAGAGTGGCCTCTGTAGCTGGAAACTTCATGGAGGTGTCTGATCGGGCTTCATTTGCCACTG AGCCCACACCTCCTGGTCCcatcatcatcagtcagagGACAAACTCTTCACTCCATCTGTGGTGGCTGACTCCTGATGGGATGGAGGGTGCCCCAGACACCAGCTACATTATCACCTTCCAGCCTGAGGGTGGCGCAATACAGACTGAAAACTCCTCAGTCAATAACACAGAGTTGTCCTCACTGTCTTCTGGAACCTCCTACAATATAACTGTGCAAACAGTCAGACCCCAGAGTTTAAGGAGCAGTCTGGTTCATAATTCTTTTTTCACCC TTCCCAACCCTGTGTTGAACCTCGAAGCTAGCCCTCAATCCAACACCTCGATAGTAGTGAAATGGTCAGACCCACAGGGAGTCCAGCCGTATTACAAATACTTGGTTCAAACCTACAGTACTGCAGGGACACTGTTTAACGAAACAGTCAGCAATAACAGCACTGATGTGCCCAACCTGGAGCCAGGAACTAGATACGACGTCAGTGTCACGACAATAGCAGCAACAGGAAGTGAATCCACGGTGGAGCAGACATTCAGCTACACAA TGCCCAACGCAGTGACTGACCTCACAGTGGAGGATGTGAACACAACGGCCATCCGGCTGACGTGGCTCAGACAAAGTGATCATAAGCCATCCTACTCCTACCTGGTGATAGCGTTCCAGGACGCCAGGATGTTTAAGAATGATTCAACGAAGAATGAGACTTACACCTTTGTTAATCTGACCCCTGGAGAACTGTACACTTTTGATGTGTTTACAGTTGTAGAGGGGGTCCAGTCCACAGTGGAGAGCATATCAACTCACACAA gGCCTGAAGCAGTTTCTGTCATCACAGCCATAGGAAACACAACTACCATGTTGGTTAGCTGGACACAAGCAGCTGGGCAGGTGGCCTCCTACACTGTCCTGCTGTACAAAGATGCACAGGTCGTGGAAAGTGACACAGACCTGAGCAACGCTACTGTGGACAAACTGTTTCCGAATCTGACACCAGGAGTGCTTTACTGTGCAAAAGTGGTCACCAAAAGTGGACCTTTTAAAACTAACAGCTCAGAAGTTTGCAATGCAACTT TTCCCAACCCTCCTGGTCCCATCATGGTGGAGTCTCAGACTGTGAAGTCCATCAACTTCACCTGGCCCTCTCCAGAGGACATGGACCATAATCAGTACAACTTCACAGTGTCCAGCTTTAATGGCTCCTCTCTGACGGGAAACAACTGGTTCCTGCTGAACAACCTCCAATCTGGAAGCCCCTACAATATCTCCGTTGTTACTGTGGGTGTGAGGAACTATGAGAGCACAGCAGTGACAACAGAAAACTATACCA GACCGTACCCTGTGACCAtgctgagacagacagaaatcaCCACAAGTGAAGTGACCTTGGAGTGGGAGCAGCCGGAGAGCAAACCTGAGTATTCGTATGTGGTGCAGACCACAAACGGGTCTTTTCCTGTGTCTGAGACAGTCTTTGACAGAACCACAACAATCAGAGAACTCCTCTCTGGGAGTAACTACAGCTTCACTGTcaccacacagacagcagatggCACTCAGGCAGATCCTAGGACAGTGTCCTACTTTACAC GTCCGTATAGAGTTGGATCGTTGGAAGCTAAGACCCTGAACACAACTGCTGTACGTCTGGTTTGGACAAAACCACTGCAATATAAGAGTGACTACACATATCGACTTGAGACTTCAGGCTGTggctcaaaaaacaaaaccttcgCAGGAGTAGATGCAGAGATCTCAGAGCTCACCCCAGGGACCAACTGCACCTTCTGTGTTTCGGTCAGGGCAGCGGATGACACTGAAGGACAAGCACGCTGCACCTCTCAGTACACTA AGCCTGAGGCAGTGCAACCCAGTATCTCCAGCCAGGGCTCCAATAGTTCCATCCTGGTGTCATGGCCCAAACCTTTTGGGAATGTGGAGCATTATAAAGTTTATCTGAACAACACTTTCACATCTCCAGAGGAGGAAAAGCTGGACTCCACAATTACCTTTCTGTTTGACAACTTGCTTGCTGGAAGGCTTTACACTGCCGTGGTGTTCACAAACAGTGGACCCTTCAATGCATCGTCTGAATTTGTTACCAATGCAACTT TCCCTAACCCTCCTGGGCCGATTGACATCCTGCAAAAGACAACCAGCTCTATTGACATCAGGTGGGGGGAAGCACCTCTGATGTCCGGTGCATCGTTCCACTACCAGTTGACTAACCTACCACTCCAGGGAGGAGAATACATCCGCACCAACAACACCAGTCATACTTTTACCCCTCTGCTTTCTGGGACTTCCTACACCATCTCCGTAGCAACAGTGGGTGTGATGGGTTTTGAGAGCGAGAAGGTTCAGATCCACATGGTCACCACAA GACCGTTCAATGTGAAGCTTCTCACGGCTTCTCCAGCAGAGGAGAGCATCACAGTGATGTGGGCCGTACCTGACCAATACAAGGAAAGCTATCGATACAATCTGACCTGGCAAAGCTCAGATGGGTCCATTGATAATAGACTGATTGCAGAAAATGCATCAGTAATCGAACAGCTGGTTCCTGGCACACGCTACAACATCAGTGTCGCCACAGAGACGTCTGATGGAACCAAGGGTGCCCCAAGATGGATTTCCAACTGCACAA ATGCAAGCCCGGTGACTGACCTCCAATGTAAAGgtacaaacacaacaaatgcaAAGGTCATCCTGTCCTGGAGCAAACCCAAAGGCCAACACTCTGGCTTCCAGGTCACTGTAAACCATGACGAGACCATCAAATCAACAAGCACCTGTTGTAATTATACTGTGCCCAACCTTCGTCACCATACTGAATACACGCTGACTGTGGAGACTCAGAGCTGCGGACGACCCAGCACTCCTATGTCTCTTCCCTGCCAAACAGGCATCACAA ATCCACCTATTCCAGAGAACTCTCTGTCCCTGGTGGCGAGGAGTAGCACAGCGCACAACAGGTTCACCCTTCAGATTAACTCCAGCCTGCTGAACAACATCAACGGGCCAGTCACACATGTTGGCGTGCtggtgacaaaaaaacaacctg ATGACACTTCTAATTTGACAAAGTACTTGGGGAAAACTTATAGACAGTGGAAGGCAGGGGACACTCCAGTATACCTGGCAACAGTCAGAGAGAACGAGTTACAGACACGGAGTGGAGAGAGCAATCTGATCATTGAAGTAGGAGACGAAAGCACATGGGAGGACTACACTAATGGTGTTCTGGATGCCAATGGAAAATACCA
- the ptprja gene encoding receptor-type tyrosine-protein phosphatase eta isoform X4, whose translation MKPLLRSSVPLWTLLVLSALLKVSQAECDSGECESNGTMTLTTTTTEVIFGSTQNCNLSIGNNISGDGLITGLIPGAVYQIFLECFNCCKTATTKPGQVMHLAVNETVITTSSIFVTWTKPEGNSSSYKVRWTDRTTNRNANVNETNMNITGLTAGVLYDISVVAVADDGWTEGGESNVSQYTKPEVVRNLTVTQITMSSVFLTWTEPEGNSSFYRVQWTDGNVTDSDNVTETHINITNLTAGVQYEISVTAVAGDGSTAGRSKAVSKYTRPGKIVRFDYSTNTSSISLNWTSPPGEVFMYKVEWHNGEATMSRFTHSTSAVLSDLLAGTRYTITVIAIAGDNHTDGEGYTSTVVTKPDKVRNLSITEVTKSSVSLDWTQPEGNATSYIVQWTAGGDTPNNTTTDTSSTIYGLVPGYQYNITVAAVAVNPSNIGEGTLKTTFTEPEKPENIRITARGTNYLSISWTLPEGRVDHYVVNISNEELTYLYSNETSANTAHLTGLYPGRIYFIRVASVAGNFMEVSDRASFATEPTPPGPIIISQRTNSSLHLWWLTPDGMEGAPDTSYIITFQPEGGAIQTENSSVNNTELSSLSSGTSYNITVQTVRPQSLRSSLVHNSFFTLPNPVLNLEASPQSNTSIVVKWSDPQGVQPYYKYLVQTYSTAGTLFNETVSNNSTDVPNLEPGTRYDVSVTTIAATGSESTVEQTFSYTMPNAVTDLTVEDVNTTAIRLTWLRQSDHKPSYSYLVIAFQDARMFKNDSTKNETYTFVNLTPGELYTFDVFTVVEGVQSTVESISTHTRPEAVSVITAIGNTTTMLVSWTQAAGQVASYTVLLYKDAQVVESDTDLSNATVDKLFPNLTPGVLYCAKVVTKSGPFKTNSSEVCNATFPNPPGPIMVESQTVKSINFTWPSPEDMDHNQYNFTVSSFNGSSLTGNNWFLLNNLQSGSPYNISVVTVGVRNYESTAVTTENYTRPYPVTMLRQTEITTSEVTLEWEQPESKPEYSYVVQTTNGSFPVSETVFDRTTTIRELLSGSNYSFTVTTQTADGTQADPRTVSYFTRPYRVGSLEAKTLNTTAVRLVWTKPLQYKSDYTYRLETSGCGSKNKTFAGVDAEISELTPGTNCTFCVSVRAADDTEGQARCTSQYTKPEAVQPSISSQGSNSSILVSWPKPFGNVEHYKVYLNNTFTSPEEEKLDSTITFLFDNLLAGRLYTAVVFTNSGPFNASSEFVTNATFPNPPGPIDILQKTTSSIDIRWGEAPLMSGASFHYQLTNLPLQGGEYIRTNNTSHTFTPLLSGTSYTISVATVGVMGFESEKVQIHMVTTRPFNVKLLTASPAEESITVMWAVPDQYKESYRYNLTWQSSDGSIDNRLIAENASVIEQLVPGTRYNISVATETSDGTKGAPRWISNCTNASPVTDLQCKGTNTTNAKVILSWSKPKGQHSGFQVTVNHDETIKSTSTCCNYTVPNLRHHTEYTLTVETQSCGRPSTPMSLPCQTGITNPPIPENSLSLVARSSTAHNRFTLQINSSLLNNINGPVTHVGVLVTKKQPDDTSNLTKYLGKTYRQWKAGDTPVYLATVRENELQTRSGESNLIIEVGDESTWEDYTNGVLDANGKYQYAIVLFTALNLQDKLVNYQESLVSITPISPAFTLPSNPVVVIGIAVGVTLAIFFVLLIILIGFIIYWKRLSKTETSDIQIHSMR comes from the exons GTCTCCCAAGCAGAATGTGACA GTGGAGAATGTGAAAGCAATGGAACAATGACATTAACAACGACAACAACAGAAGTAATTTTTGGATCCACACAAAACTGTAACCTCTCAATTGGGAACAATATCTCTGGAGACGGTTTGATAACTGGTTTGATCCCTGGAGCGGTCTATCAAATCTTCCTTGAGTGTTTCAACTGCTGCAAAACGGCCACAACAA aGCCTGGACAAGTCATGCACCTTGCTGTCAATGAAACTGTCATCACGACATCCTCTATATTTGTGACGTGGACTAAACCAGAGGGAAACAGCTCTTCCTACAAAGTACGGTGGACTGATCGAACAACTAACAGGAATGCCAATGTCaatgaaacaaacatgaatATCACTGGCCTGACTGCTGGGGTCCTGTATGACATAAGTGTAGTTGCAGTGGCAGATGATGGCTGGACTGAAGGAGGAGAAAGCAATGTTTCTCAGTACACAA AGCCTGAAGTAGTCAGGAACCTGACTGTCACTCAGATCACaatgtcctctgtgtttctgacCTGGACTGAACCAGAGGGAAACAGCTCTTTCTATAGAGTTCAGTGGACTGATGGAAATGTAACTGACAGTGACAATGTGACTGAAACACATATAAACATTACTAACCTGACTGCTGGTGTCCAGTATGAAATAAGTGTCACTGCAGTGGCAGGTGACGGCAGTACCGCAGGACGGAGTAAAGCTGTTTCTAAATACACAA GACCTGGTAAAATTGTAAGATTTGATTACTCTACAAACACATCCTCCATCTCTCTGAACTGGACCTCACCTCCTGGTGAGGTGTTCATGTACAAGGTGGAGTGGCATAATGGTGAAGCAACGATGAGCCGATTCACACACAGTACCTCTGCTGTGCTATCAGACCTGCTCGCTGGTACTCGCTACACAATCACAGTCATTGCCATAGCGGGAGACAATCACACAGACGGAGAGGGGTACACATCCACTGTAGTCACAA AACCTGATAAAGTTAGGAATCTCTCCATCACTGAAGTCACAAAATCGTCTGTGTCTCTGGACTGGACTCAACCAGAGGGCAATGCTACTTCATACATAGTTCAGTGGACTGCAGGAGGAGACACTCCTAATAACACCACTACTGACACCTCCTCTACTATCTATGGTTTAGTACCCGGATACCAGTACAACATTACAGTGGCTGCTGTTGCTGTAAATCCCTCAAACATTGGAGAAGGAACCCTTAAAACTACCTTCACCG AGCCTGAAAAGCCTGAGAACATCAGGATTACAGCACGAGGAACCAATTACCTGAGCATCAGCTGGACTTTACCTGAAGGGAGGGTCGATCACTATGTAGTGAACATCTCAAATGAGGAACTGACATATCTGTATAGCAACGAAACATCTGCCAACACAGCCCACCTCACTGGTTTATATCCCGGGAGAATCTATTTCATCAGAGTGGCCTCTGTAGCTGGAAACTTCATGGAGGTGTCTGATCGGGCTTCATTTGCCACTG AGCCCACACCTCCTGGTCCcatcatcatcagtcagagGACAAACTCTTCACTCCATCTGTGGTGGCTGACTCCTGATGGGATGGAGGGTGCCCCAGACACCAGCTACATTATCACCTTCCAGCCTGAGGGTGGCGCAATACAGACTGAAAACTCCTCAGTCAATAACACAGAGTTGTCCTCACTGTCTTCTGGAACCTCCTACAATATAACTGTGCAAACAGTCAGACCCCAGAGTTTAAGGAGCAGTCTGGTTCATAATTCTTTTTTCACCC TTCCCAACCCTGTGTTGAACCTCGAAGCTAGCCCTCAATCCAACACCTCGATAGTAGTGAAATGGTCAGACCCACAGGGAGTCCAGCCGTATTACAAATACTTGGTTCAAACCTACAGTACTGCAGGGACACTGTTTAACGAAACAGTCAGCAATAACAGCACTGATGTGCCCAACCTGGAGCCAGGAACTAGATACGACGTCAGTGTCACGACAATAGCAGCAACAGGAAGTGAATCCACGGTGGAGCAGACATTCAGCTACACAA TGCCCAACGCAGTGACTGACCTCACAGTGGAGGATGTGAACACAACGGCCATCCGGCTGACGTGGCTCAGACAAAGTGATCATAAGCCATCCTACTCCTACCTGGTGATAGCGTTCCAGGACGCCAGGATGTTTAAGAATGATTCAACGAAGAATGAGACTTACACCTTTGTTAATCTGACCCCTGGAGAACTGTACACTTTTGATGTGTTTACAGTTGTAGAGGGGGTCCAGTCCACAGTGGAGAGCATATCAACTCACACAA gGCCTGAAGCAGTTTCTGTCATCACAGCCATAGGAAACACAACTACCATGTTGGTTAGCTGGACACAAGCAGCTGGGCAGGTGGCCTCCTACACTGTCCTGCTGTACAAAGATGCACAGGTCGTGGAAAGTGACACAGACCTGAGCAACGCTACTGTGGACAAACTGTTTCCGAATCTGACACCAGGAGTGCTTTACTGTGCAAAAGTGGTCACCAAAAGTGGACCTTTTAAAACTAACAGCTCAGAAGTTTGCAATGCAACTT TTCCCAACCCTCCTGGTCCCATCATGGTGGAGTCTCAGACTGTGAAGTCCATCAACTTCACCTGGCCCTCTCCAGAGGACATGGACCATAATCAGTACAACTTCACAGTGTCCAGCTTTAATGGCTCCTCTCTGACGGGAAACAACTGGTTCCTGCTGAACAACCTCCAATCTGGAAGCCCCTACAATATCTCCGTTGTTACTGTGGGTGTGAGGAACTATGAGAGCACAGCAGTGACAACAGAAAACTATACCA GACCGTACCCTGTGACCAtgctgagacagacagaaatcaCCACAAGTGAAGTGACCTTGGAGTGGGAGCAGCCGGAGAGCAAACCTGAGTATTCGTATGTGGTGCAGACCACAAACGGGTCTTTTCCTGTGTCTGAGACAGTCTTTGACAGAACCACAACAATCAGAGAACTCCTCTCTGGGAGTAACTACAGCTTCACTGTcaccacacagacagcagatggCACTCAGGCAGATCCTAGGACAGTGTCCTACTTTACAC GTCCGTATAGAGTTGGATCGTTGGAAGCTAAGACCCTGAACACAACTGCTGTACGTCTGGTTTGGACAAAACCACTGCAATATAAGAGTGACTACACATATCGACTTGAGACTTCAGGCTGTggctcaaaaaacaaaaccttcgCAGGAGTAGATGCAGAGATCTCAGAGCTCACCCCAGGGACCAACTGCACCTTCTGTGTTTCGGTCAGGGCAGCGGATGACACTGAAGGACAAGCACGCTGCACCTCTCAGTACACTA AGCCTGAGGCAGTGCAACCCAGTATCTCCAGCCAGGGCTCCAATAGTTCCATCCTGGTGTCATGGCCCAAACCTTTTGGGAATGTGGAGCATTATAAAGTTTATCTGAACAACACTTTCACATCTCCAGAGGAGGAAAAGCTGGACTCCACAATTACCTTTCTGTTTGACAACTTGCTTGCTGGAAGGCTTTACACTGCCGTGGTGTTCACAAACAGTGGACCCTTCAATGCATCGTCTGAATTTGTTACCAATGCAACTT TCCCTAACCCTCCTGGGCCGATTGACATCCTGCAAAAGACAACCAGCTCTATTGACATCAGGTGGGGGGAAGCACCTCTGATGTCCGGTGCATCGTTCCACTACCAGTTGACTAACCTACCACTCCAGGGAGGAGAATACATCCGCACCAACAACACCAGTCATACTTTTACCCCTCTGCTTTCTGGGACTTCCTACACCATCTCCGTAGCAACAGTGGGTGTGATGGGTTTTGAGAGCGAGAAGGTTCAGATCCACATGGTCACCACAA GACCGTTCAATGTGAAGCTTCTCACGGCTTCTCCAGCAGAGGAGAGCATCACAGTGATGTGGGCCGTACCTGACCAATACAAGGAAAGCTATCGATACAATCTGACCTGGCAAAGCTCAGATGGGTCCATTGATAATAGACTGATTGCAGAAAATGCATCAGTAATCGAACAGCTGGTTCCTGGCACACGCTACAACATCAGTGTCGCCACAGAGACGTCTGATGGAACCAAGGGTGCCCCAAGATGGATTTCCAACTGCACAA ATGCAAGCCCGGTGACTGACCTCCAATGTAAAGgtacaaacacaacaaatgcaAAGGTCATCCTGTCCTGGAGCAAACCCAAAGGCCAACACTCTGGCTTCCAGGTCACTGTAAACCATGACGAGACCATCAAATCAACAAGCACCTGTTGTAATTATACTGTGCCCAACCTTCGTCACCATACTGAATACACGCTGACTGTGGAGACTCAGAGCTGCGGACGACCCAGCACTCCTATGTCTCTTCCCTGCCAAACAGGCATCACAA ATCCACCTATTCCAGAGAACTCTCTGTCCCTGGTGGCGAGGAGTAGCACAGCGCACAACAGGTTCACCCTTCAGATTAACTCCAGCCTGCTGAACAACATCAACGGGCCAGTCACACATGTTGGCGTGCtggtgacaaaaaaacaacctg ATGACACTTCTAATTTGACAAAGTACTTGGGGAAAACTTATAGACAGTGGAAGGCAGGGGACACTCCAGTATACCTGGCAACAGTCAGAGAGAACGAGTTACAGACACGGAGTGGAGAGAGCAATCTGATCATTGAAGTAGGAGACGAAAGCACATGGGAGGACTACACTAATGGTGTTCTGGATGCCAATGGAAAATACCA